A region from the Mucilaginibacter sp. CSA2-8R genome encodes:
- a CDS encoding Pycsar system effector family protein has translation MNYQQLLERVKQHVLSYFKIQNSESLIYHNRRHTEDVAAATVQIANHYQLDDKDFFIVVAASWFHDTGYLKSLENHEEHSAQIAEEFLKAQQADDYVIQQVKACIMATKVPQRPNGLLQEIICDADLFHLGTDDFDDKNKLMRKECKTALNCDFSKQDWRHKTIRFMQAHHYHTDYAKMLLSDQKEKNIQRLKDKEAEWMEKNKTEEEEPKGEAPEKNASPAGIPLFSSTTPANDTSVFKEKDVKKKERPDKGIETMFRVSSSNHQRLSDMADNKAHIMITVNSIILSAIISLLLRRLEDYSYLVIPTFIILVVSLTTMIFAILATRPSLPEGRFSAEDVDNKKVNLLFFGNFYRMSLPDYVAGMRNVMADREFLYGSLIIDVYSQGVVLGRKYRLLRISYNIFMFGLIASVLAFIIASAINGQGKH, from the coding sequence ATGAACTACCAACAACTGCTGGAGCGAGTAAAGCAGCACGTTTTGTCGTATTTTAAGATACAAAACAGCGAAAGCCTGATTTACCATAACCGCCGGCACACCGAAGATGTAGCGGCTGCGACTGTGCAAATTGCCAACCACTACCAGTTAGATGATAAAGATTTTTTTATAGTAGTAGCAGCATCATGGTTTCATGATACCGGTTACCTGAAAAGCCTGGAAAACCACGAAGAGCATAGCGCACAAATAGCCGAAGAGTTTTTGAAAGCGCAGCAGGCCGACGATTATGTAATACAGCAGGTTAAAGCTTGTATTATGGCTACCAAAGTTCCGCAGCGGCCCAACGGGTTATTGCAGGAAATTATCTGCGATGCTGATTTGTTCCATTTAGGCACCGATGACTTTGACGACAAGAACAAGCTGATGCGCAAAGAGTGCAAAACTGCACTCAATTGTGATTTCAGCAAGCAAGACTGGCGTCACAAAACCATTCGTTTTATGCAGGCGCATCATTATCATACTGACTATGCTAAAATGCTGCTGAGCGACCAGAAAGAAAAAAATATTCAGCGCCTTAAAGACAAAGAGGCTGAATGGATGGAAAAAAACAAAACAGAGGAAGAAGAGCCCAAGGGAGAAGCGCCCGAGAAAAACGCAAGCCCGGCAGGTATTCCATTATTTTCTTCAACCACGCCCGCTAACGATACGAGCGTATTTAAAGAGAAAGACGTTAAGAAAAAAGAGCGGCCTGATAAAGGTATAGAAACCATGTTCAGGGTAAGTTCGAGTAACCACCAGCGTTTGAGCGATATGGCTGATAATAAAGCTCACATCATGATTACTGTTAACTCAATTATTCTGTCAGCTATTATCAGTTTATTACTGCGTCGGCTTGAAGATTACAGTTACCTGGTAATTCCAACCTTTATAATCCTGGTGGTAAGTTTAACCACTATGATTTTTGCCATACTGGCTACCCGGCCGTCATTGCCCGAGGGGCGGTTTTCGGCAGAGGACGTGGATAATAAAAAGGTTAACCTGCTGTTTTTTGGTAATTTTTACCGCATGAGCCTGCCGGATTATGTAGCCGGAATGCGTAATGTTATGGCCGACCGCGAGTTTTTGTACGGCAGCTTAATTATTGATGTATATTCACAAGGTGTGGTGCTGGGGCGCAAATACCGCTTGCTGCGTATATCGTACAATATTTTTATGTTTGGGCTTATTGCGTCTGTATTAGCATTTATTATTGCATCGGCTATTAACGGTCAGGGTAAACATTAA
- the rseP gene encoding RIP metalloprotease RseP produces the protein MDIVVMAGQLILGLSILVILHELGHFIAARAFGIKVEKFYLFFDAWGVSLFKFNYKGVEYGMGWLPLGGYVKIAGMIDESMDTEQMSGPPQPWEFRSKPAWQRLIVMLGGIFVNIVLGILIFWVLTIKYGESYIPNDALKYGIVPGKIGQEIGLKPGDKIVGVNGQKVERFEDLISSKVLMGNSTLNVHRSTQNLDIKVPGNILNDVSDMGIEEFINRVPRTTFMVDSVVAGSNAQKAGLQHGDSIIAVNGKTIHFYDEFQQEIQKYKNKPIGLTVKRDNETKAVIAEVNKDGMLGFKDGRFGIRVKTDLPEEKTLRFGFFGSLPVGASKAWGTFSDNAKGLGKVFTGQVKANKALSSPIGIARLFGAHVDWLRFWSLVGLLSMALALMNLLPIPALDGGHALFLIIEMIKGKPLSDKFLERAQIVGFVILVSLMVFVFGSDIVKLMKK, from the coding sequence ATGGATATAGTGGTTATGGCAGGCCAGTTAATACTGGGCCTATCAATATTAGTAATACTGCACGAATTAGGGCATTTTATAGCAGCCCGCGCTTTTGGCATTAAAGTAGAAAAATTTTACCTGTTTTTTGACGCCTGGGGTGTAAGCCTGTTTAAATTTAACTATAAGGGGGTTGAGTACGGCATGGGCTGGCTGCCATTGGGTGGCTATGTAAAAATTGCCGGTATGATTGACGAGTCGATGGATACCGAGCAAATGTCTGGCCCGCCGCAACCCTGGGAGTTTCGCTCTAAACCGGCCTGGCAGCGTTTGATTGTGATGCTTGGCGGTATTTTTGTAAATATTGTTTTGGGTATTTTAATTTTTTGGGTACTCACTATTAAATACGGCGAAAGCTATATACCAAACGATGCTTTAAAATACGGAATTGTTCCAGGCAAAATTGGTCAGGAAATTGGACTAAAACCTGGCGATAAGATTGTAGGCGTTAACGGCCAGAAAGTTGAGCGTTTTGAAGATCTGATCAGTTCTAAAGTATTGATGGGTAACAGTACTTTAAATGTGCACCGCAGCACCCAAAATCTCGACATTAAAGTACCGGGTAACATCCTGAATGATGTATCGGATATGGGTATTGAAGAGTTTATTAACCGTGTGCCACGTACTACCTTTATGGTAGACTCGGTAGTAGCAGGCAGTAATGCACAAAAAGCAGGCTTGCAGCATGGTGATAGCATTATTGCAGTAAACGGTAAAACAATCCATTTCTACGATGAGTTTCAGCAGGAAATTCAGAAGTATAAAAACAAGCCGATAGGTCTTACGGTGAAGCGTGACAACGAAACCAAAGCAGTTATAGCCGAGGTGAATAAAGATGGCATGCTGGGCTTTAAAGATGGCCGCTTTGGCATCAGAGTGAAAACAGACCTGCCCGAAGAAAAAACCTTACGGTTTGGTTTCTTTGGTTCGTTACCTGTGGGTGCTTCTAAGGCCTGGGGCACTTTTAGCGACAATGCAAAAGGGTTAGGCAAAGTATTTACCGGCCAGGTTAAAGCTAATAAAGCATTATCAAGCCCTATAGGCATTGCCCGGCTATTTGGTGCACATGTAGACTGGCTGCGTTTCTGGAGCCTGGTAGGCCTCCTATCAATGGCATTAGCCCTCATGAACCTGCTGCCCATCCCGGCACTGGATGGTGGCCATGCTTTATTCTTAATTATTGAAATGATTAAAGGCAAACCCCTGAGTGATAAATTTTTGGAGCGTGCACAAATTGTAGGCTTTGTAATACTGGTGTCGCTGATGGTTTTTGTGTTTGGCAGTGATATTGTAAAACTGATGAAGAAGTAA
- a CDS encoding phosphatase PAP2 family protein yields MNRVGYLTTFASIIFVLLFLPAQAQYVQAFAPRHLDDRIMMNLADSRTPAKTDFYYTMSKTNLYGNALVPAGLLVGGLIDNNKEMRQNALYVASSSVISYGLVLLVKKLVKRPRPFRGNFRVIPVYIAGDYSFPSGHASSSISTATALSIAYPKWYVMAPAFLWAGSVTYSRMYLGLHYPSDVTVGALAGAGTAVYFNTIRKRMQ; encoded by the coding sequence ATGAACCGCGTTGGGTACTTAACTACTTTTGCTTCTATAATATTTGTGTTGCTTTTTTTGCCGGCACAAGCGCAGTACGTTCAGGCCTTTGCCCCAAGGCATTTAGACGACCGCATTATGATGAACCTGGCCGACAGCCGCACGCCTGCCAAAACCGATTTCTATTACACCATGTCAAAAACAAACTTGTACGGCAACGCACTGGTACCTGCAGGTTTACTAGTTGGCGGACTGATTGACAACAACAAAGAGATGCGCCAAAATGCCTTATATGTAGCCAGCAGTTCGGTTATATCATACGGTTTGGTATTGCTGGTTAAAAAACTGGTTAAGCGTCCGCGGCCGTTCAGAGGCAATTTTAGGGTAATACCGGTTTACATTGCAGGCGACTATTCGTTTCCTTCCGGCCATGCTTCTTCATCTATCAGTACGGCAACTGCCCTATCAATTGCCTACCCTAAATGGTATGTAATGGCGCCTGCCTTTTTGTGGGCTGGATCGGTTACCTATTCGCGTATGTATCTGGGCTTACATTACCCATCTGATGTTACAGTAGGTGCATTAGCCGGTGCAGGTACGGCTGTCTATTTTAATACCATCCGTAAGCGGATGCAATAG
- a CDS encoding glycosyltransferase: protein MFFSIIIPLYNRPQEIKELLESLTRQTYRQFEVLVIEDGSVKDAKHIAESFSGQLNIHYYFKPNEGQGFSRNFGFERANGDYFIIFDSDCLIPENYLEVVNHRLQTDYLDAYGGPDDAHESFTDMQKAISYSMTSPFTTGGIRGNKKGIGQFHPRSFNMGVSRQVWEKAGGFIITRLGEDIEYSIRIHTAGFKIGLIPEAKVYHKRRTSYAQFYKQLHFFGRARINIYKFFPNELKLVHFFPAAFTLGVLFTIIANLLGWGIAILGNFILALFSLLIFFHSWYKNKSLKVAFLSVGAAFIQLVAYGLGFMQDFWKRVIFKTS, encoded by the coding sequence ATGTTTTTTTCTATCATCATACCGCTTTATAACCGCCCGCAGGAAATTAAAGAACTGCTGGAAAGCCTTACCCGGCAAACCTACCGGCAGTTTGAGGTACTGGTGATTGAGGACGGCTCAGTTAAGGATGCCAAACACATTGCTGAAAGCTTTAGCGGGCAATTAAACATTCATTACTATTTTAAACCCAACGAAGGCCAGGGCTTTAGCCGTAACTTTGGCTTTGAACGTGCAAACGGAGACTATTTTATCATTTTCGACTCGGACTGCCTTATCCCGGAAAATTACCTGGAAGTAGTTAACCATCGCCTGCAAACCGATTACCTAGATGCTTATGGCGGACCCGATGATGCCCATGAATCGTTTACCGATATGCAAAAGGCCATTAGCTATTCCATGACTTCGCCTTTTACTACCGGCGGCATACGCGGCAATAAAAAAGGTATCGGGCAGTTTCACCCACGCAGCTTTAACATGGGAGTATCCCGCCAGGTATGGGAAAAAGCAGGTGGCTTTATAATTACCCGCTTGGGCGAAGATATTGAGTACAGCATCCGCATACATACGGCCGGTTTTAAAATCGGGTTGATACCTGAAGCCAAGGTGTATCATAAACGCCGAACAAGCTACGCACAGTTTTACAAGCAGCTTCATTTTTTTGGCAGGGCACGTATTAACATCTATAAATTTTTCCCTAACGAGTTAAAGCTAGTACACTTTTTTCCGGCTGCGTTTACATTGGGCGTGTTGTTCACCATCATTGCCAATTTATTAGGTTGGGGTATTGCCATACTCGGCAACTTTATACTGGCGTTGTTTAGTTTATTGATATTTTTTCACTCCTGGTACAAAAACAAATCGTTAAAAGTTGCATTTTTGAGCGTGGGCGCAGCCTTCATTCAACTTGTAGCTTATGGCTTGGGCTTTATGCAGGATTTTTGGAAGCGCGTAATTTTTAAAACATCATAA
- a CDS encoding glycerophosphoryl diester phosphodiesterase membrane domain-containing protein, giving the protein MYHPFSIADTIKTAWKVIKENYVILIVFTMVTFLGEMAKDALSVYFSQYSVTAQILGAQIISIVATYLTLSFYKLLLTLIDKEYYEFEFKDILPSFKMVCYAVLIVIVFRIIYQTLLFIDFRIVKNGFLLYFLLLVEAIAIVYFLIRLIFCLCFIVDDDSGPLESLQQSFAITKNNFFKLLSMVLIVFGFVALILLVVNGIITIFVEQNKALDAYLIEFGAILWFAITFPTVQVAIITTYRKLVYSHKDVDDDVSETL; this is encoded by the coding sequence ATGTATCATCCTTTTTCCATTGCCGACACTATCAAAACTGCATGGAAGGTCATTAAAGAGAATTATGTAATCTTAATTGTTTTTACAATGGTTACTTTTCTGGGCGAAATGGCGAAGGACGCTCTATCAGTATATTTTTCCCAATATTCAGTAACAGCGCAAATTTTAGGAGCACAAATTATTTCCATTGTTGCAACCTATCTTACTCTATCATTCTATAAACTTTTATTAACTCTTATTGATAAGGAGTATTATGAATTTGAGTTTAAGGATATTCTTCCATCTTTTAAGATGGTTTGCTATGCCGTTTTGATTGTGATTGTATTTAGAATAATCTATCAAACTTTACTTTTTATAGACTTCAGAATTGTTAAAAACGGCTTTCTACTTTATTTTCTATTACTTGTTGAAGCTATCGCGATAGTGTATTTCTTGATTAGATTAATTTTTTGTCTATGCTTTATAGTAGACGATGATTCAGGACCTTTAGAATCATTACAACAGAGCTTTGCAATAACCAAAAACAATTTCTTCAAGCTGTTAAGTATGGTACTCATTGTATTTGGTTTTGTAGCCCTGATACTGCTTGTCGTAAATGGAATTATCACAATTTTTGTAGAGCAAAATAAAGCATTAGACGCATATTTGATAGAATTTGGAGCTATCCTTTGGTTTGCTATAACTTTCCCAACAGTTCAAGTTGCAATTATAACAACCTACCGTAAGCTTGTCTACAGCCATAAAGACGTAGACGACGACGTATCTGAAACTTTGTAA
- a CDS encoding glycosyltransferase family 2 protein has product MDISVVVPLLNEVESLPELTTWISRVMQEHNFTYEVLLVDDGSRDGSWEMICKLHAQNTCIKGIKFRRNYGKSAALNTGFEAAQGSVIITMDADLQDSPDEIPELYRRITEENYDLISGWKAKRYDPLSKTIPTRLFNAATRKMSGIDNLHDFNCGLKAYRKAVVKNIEVYGEMHRYIPVIAKWAGFTKIGEQVVEHRARKYGTTKFGMSRFINGFLDLLSIFFVGKFGKRPMHFFGSLGVLSFFVGLVMAIWIITEKLIHIAHNEKYRDATDNPLFYLALVAIILGSQLFLTGFVAELVARSSSERNKYQIEDRV; this is encoded by the coding sequence ATGGATATTTCAGTTGTTGTACCTTTATTAAACGAAGTTGAATCGCTGCCCGAACTTACCACTTGGATAAGCCGGGTAATGCAGGAGCACAATTTTACCTACGAGGTATTACTGGTTGATGATGGTAGCCGCGACGGATCATGGGAGATGATTTGTAAGCTACATGCACAAAACACCTGCATTAAAGGTATCAAGTTCAGGCGTAATTATGGAAAATCGGCCGCGTTAAATACCGGCTTTGAGGCAGCACAAGGTAGTGTAATTATTACTATGGATGCTGATTTGCAGGACAGCCCAGACGAAATACCCGAATTGTACCGCCGTATCACCGAAGAAAACTACGACTTAATATCGGGCTGGAAGGCTAAACGATACGATCCGTTAAGCAAAACCATTCCTACCCGTTTATTTAACGCGGCCACCCGCAAAATGTCGGGTATTGATAACCTGCACGATTTTAATTGCGGCCTAAAAGCTTACCGCAAGGCCGTGGTAAAAAACATTGAGGTGTACGGCGAAATGCACCGTTACATTCCGGTAATTGCCAAATGGGCAGGGTTTACTAAAATTGGCGAGCAGGTGGTTGAACACCGTGCCCGCAAATACGGCACTACCAAATTCGGGATGAGCCGCTTTATCAATGGCTTTTTAGATTTATTGTCTATATTTTTTGTTGGCAAGTTTGGCAAGCGCCCCATGCATTTTTTCGGCTCATTGGGTGTGCTTAGCTTTTTTGTAGGCTTGGTAATGGCCATCTGGATTATTACAGAAAAACTCATCCACATTGCCCATAACGAGAAATACCGCGACGCTACCGATAACCCTTTATTTTACCTGGCGCTGGTGGCTATCATTTTAGGTTCGCAGTTATTTTTAACCGGCTTTGTGGCTGAATTGGTAGCTCGCAGTTCGAGCGAGCGTAACAAATACCAGATTGAAGACCGAGTATAA
- a CDS encoding 1-deoxy-D-xylulose-5-phosphate reductoisomerase has translation MSVSSSADIKYIAVLGSTGSIGTQTLEVIAENPGRFKAHVLTAHRNADLLIEQALQFKPAYAVICEVNLYEQVKQALAHTEVKVLAGYEEVKNIVTLPELHIVLTAMVGFAGLEPTINAVKAGKDIALANKETLVVAGELITALAKEHQVKLLPVDSEHSAIFQCLAGEEQNPIEKIILTASGGPFRGKNNNFLANVTRHDALKHPNWVMGAKITIDSASLMNKGLEVIEAKWLFDLQLEQIEVIVHPQSIIHSLVQFEDGSMKAQLGLPDMKLPIQYALGYPERIKNQYKRFDFMAYPNLSFEKPDLETFRNLALAFEALKAGGNMPCIINAANEVAVAGFLADEVSFLGMSEIIEACMKQMPYVESPTLADYLNTDKETRILAQNLIRKTPFKALTV, from the coding sequence ATGTCTGTTTCGTCTTCTGCTGATATAAAATATATTGCTGTACTGGGTTCAACAGGCAGCATTGGTACACAAACGCTCGAGGTAATAGCCGAAAATCCCGGCCGTTTTAAAGCACATGTGCTTACCGCTCACCGCAATGCCGATTTGCTGATTGAGCAGGCGCTGCAATTTAAACCTGCTTATGCCGTTATTTGCGAGGTTAACCTGTACGAACAGGTTAAACAGGCCCTGGCACATACCGAGGTAAAAGTATTAGCCGGTTACGAGGAGGTAAAAAACATCGTAACCCTGCCCGAACTGCACATTGTGCTAACCGCCATGGTAGGATTTGCCGGCTTGGAGCCTACTATCAACGCCGTAAAGGCCGGTAAAGATATTGCCTTGGCTAATAAAGAAACATTGGTAGTTGCCGGCGAACTGATTACTGCTTTAGCCAAAGAGCACCAGGTAAAACTGTTACCGGTAGACTCCGAGCACTCGGCCATTTTTCAGTGCCTAGCGGGTGAAGAACAAAATCCGATTGAGAAGATAATTCTTACTGCTTCGGGCGGTCCCTTCAGAGGTAAAAACAACAATTTTTTAGCCAACGTAACCCGGCATGATGCACTTAAGCACCCTAATTGGGTCATGGGGGCCAAAATCACTATTGACTCGGCCTCTCTGATGAACAAAGGCCTGGAAGTGATTGAGGCTAAGTGGCTGTTTGATTTGCAACTGGAACAAATAGAAGTCATTGTGCATCCGCAATCTATTATCCATTCGCTGGTGCAGTTTGAGGATGGATCGATGAAGGCGCAGTTAGGATTGCCTGATATGAAGTTGCCGATACAATACGCTTTAGGTTACCCCGAGCGGATTAAAAATCAGTACAAGCGGTTTGATTTTATGGCTTACCCTAACCTAAGCTTCGAAAAGCCCGATCTGGAAACGTTTAGAAATCTGGCACTGGCTTTTGAAGCATTAAAAGCTGGCGGCAACATGCCATGCATTATTAATGCAGCTAACGAGGTAGCGGTGGCAGGTTTTTTGGCCGATGAGGTTAGCTTTTTAGGAATGAGCGAAATAATTGAGGCCTGTATGAAACAAATGCCTTATGTGGAGAGTCCAACATTAGCCGATTATTTGAATACTGATAAAGAAACACGCATCTTAGCGCAAAATTTAATTAGAAAAACGCCGTTTAAGGCATTGACGGTTTAG
- a CDS encoding DUF4199 family protein codes for MENLDKAVRYQGALRGLLFGGLMLLVDILKLWYLAYSAGSPLVTFIILYPVYYIILFAASLLFINSLRNKIGRYWSLKQAITGIFIMLFITGIIWNNGLNLFSAKIAPVMADTAHVELVEARKKAMESSKLAPEKVNIEVAQMNAAFAASKQFSITNFFRSLLVSTILVFAISAMLGTLFKREKPAQSS; via the coding sequence ATGGAAAATTTGGATAAGGCCGTACGGTACCAAGGCGCACTGCGTGGATTGTTGTTTGGCGGCCTCATGTTATTGGTTGATATACTTAAACTTTGGTATCTGGCCTACTCGGCCGGATCACCATTGGTTACTTTCATTATCTTGTACCCTGTTTATTATATCATTTTATTTGCGGCTTCGTTATTATTTATCAATAGCCTTCGTAATAAAATTGGGAGATACTGGAGTCTTAAACAGGCCATTACCGGTATTTTCATCATGCTCTTTATTACTGGTATCATCTGGAATAATGGGCTTAATCTTTTTTCGGCCAAGATTGCACCAGTTATGGCTGATACGGCACATGTGGAATTGGTAGAGGCTCGTAAAAAAGCTATGGAAAGCAGCAAGCTGGCACCCGAAAAAGTAAATATTGAAGTTGCTCAGATGAATGCGGCTTTTGCTGCCAGCAAGCAATTTTCAATCACCAACTTTTTTAGGTCACTATTAGTATCCACTATTTTGGTATTCGCTATTTCGGCCATGCTGGGTACGCTTTTTAAGCGTGAAAAGCCGGCTCAGTCTTCCTGA
- a CDS encoding GH3 auxin-responsive promoter family protein yields MGLKSVLSKWFAAWVNRDLENLRHNAVALQQQTLQQLIKQASGTAFARDHQFGQIKNYNDFKSRVPVRDYEDLRPYIDRMTGGEPDVLWPGKPAYLAKTSGTTSGVKYIPISKESMPEHIRAARNALLSYIHETGNADFVDGKMIFLQGSPIMSEKAGIAVGRLSGIVAHHVPAYLQKNRLPSYEVNCIEDWEQKVDAIVEETYAQDMRLISGIPPWCQMYFDRLSAKAGGKKIKDIFPNFKLFVYGGVNYEPYRARVEDSIGFGIDTIETYPASEGFIAFQDSQQDKGLLLLANAGIFYEFIPADEYFNDNPTRLSLADVEMNKNYALILNTNAGLWGYSIGDTIKFTSLKPHKIVVTGRIKHYISAFGEHVIGEEVEHALMTVARQQGIDIVEFTVAPQVTPAEGLPYHEWFIEFGNPPANPQQFAEQVDKVLQQKNIYYFDLIEGNILRPLIIRSLQPDSFINFMRSQGKLGGQNKVPRLANDRKIADALANYII; encoded by the coding sequence ATGGGTTTAAAATCGGTATTGAGCAAATGGTTTGCCGCCTGGGTAAACCGCGATTTAGAAAACCTACGTCACAACGCTGTAGCCCTGCAGCAACAAACCCTGCAACAACTAATAAAGCAAGCTTCCGGTACCGCCTTTGCCCGCGACCATCAGTTTGGTCAAATTAAAAATTATAATGACTTTAAATCACGCGTTCCGGTACGCGATTACGAAGATTTACGGCCTTACATCGACCGGATGACTGGTGGCGAACCCGACGTTTTGTGGCCAGGCAAACCTGCTTATTTAGCTAAAACATCAGGCACTACATCGGGGGTTAAATACATTCCGATTTCTAAAGAAAGTATGCCCGAGCATATCAGGGCTGCCCGTAACGCATTGCTCAGCTACATACACGAAACCGGTAACGCAGATTTTGTGGACGGTAAAATGATCTTTTTACAAGGTAGCCCCATTATGAGCGAAAAGGCTGGTATTGCTGTAGGCCGATTGTCGGGCATAGTAGCACACCACGTACCTGCTTACCTGCAAAAGAACCGCCTGCCGAGCTATGAGGTGAACTGTATTGAAGACTGGGAGCAAAAAGTAGATGCTATTGTGGAAGAAACTTATGCCCAGGATATGCGCCTGATTTCGGGCATCCCGCCTTGGTGTCAGATGTATTTTGACCGTCTTTCGGCTAAAGCCGGAGGCAAAAAAATTAAAGATATTTTCCCTAACTTTAAACTGTTTGTATACGGCGGTGTAAACTATGAGCCTTATCGCGCCCGCGTCGAAGACAGTATAGGCTTTGGTATCGACACTATCGAAACTTACCCTGCCTCAGAGGGCTTTATTGCTTTTCAGGATTCGCAACAAGATAAGGGCCTGTTACTGCTGGCTAATGCAGGTATATTTTACGAATTTATACCGGCCGACGAGTATTTTAATGATAATCCAACCCGCCTTAGCCTGGCCGATGTGGAAATGAATAAGAACTACGCTCTTATTTTAAATACCAATGCTGGTTTATGGGGATATAGCATCGGAGATACTATAAAGTTTACCTCACTTAAACCGCATAAAATTGTAGTTACTGGTCGGATTAAGCACTACATATCTGCCTTTGGCGAGCACGTTATAGGCGAAGAGGTAGAACACGCATTAATGACGGTAGCCCGGCAGCAAGGTATAGATATTGTTGAGTTTACGGTAGCCCCGCAGGTTACCCCCGCCGAGGGCTTACCCTACCACGAATGGTTTATAGAATTTGGTAACCCACCTGCAAACCCACAGCAGTTTGCCGAACAGGTTGATAAAGTACTGCAGCAAAAAAACATCTATTACTTTGATTTAATTGAGGGCAACATTTTGCGCCCCTTAATTATCAGAAGTTTACAACCGGATAGTTTTATTAACTTTATGCGCTCGCAAGGCAAACTGGGTGGCCAAAATAAAGTTCCCCGTTTAGCTAACGACCGCAAGATTGCTGATGCACTTGCCAATTATATAATTTGA